The Candidatus Eremiobacterota bacterium genome has a segment encoding these proteins:
- a CDS encoding Uma2 family endonuclease → MSEMAAAATENPTAAPAEPAETAQAQEGVRVRPITVAEYHRMDDAEIFGPEERLELLDGVLFEIPPMSPEHAYAVRRLTTVFVQRFAGRAAVSAQNPITLDEISEPQPDIMLNELPEERYAKAHPTPDDAMLVVEVSMSSLKFDLGRKLRAYARRGVREYWIVDLVHERVEVYRGPAGEAYRVHLSAGRGESVAPLAFPNEALVVDEILPPPE, encoded by the coding sequence ATGAGTGAGATGGCAGCAGCAGCGACAGAGAACCCAACGGCGGCGCCGGCGGAGCCCGCAGAAACAGCACAAGCCCAAGAAGGCGTCCGTGTCCGCCCCATCACCGTGGCGGAATACCACCGCATGGACGACGCGGAAATCTTCGGACCCGAAGAGCGGCTCGAGCTCCTCGATGGCGTGCTGTTCGAGATACCGCCGATGAGTCCGGAACACGCATATGCCGTCCGTCGGTTAACCACCGTCTTCGTGCAGCGATTCGCCGGTCGTGCAGCGGTGAGCGCCCAGAATCCGATCACGCTCGACGAGATATCGGAGCCGCAGCCCGACATTATGCTAAACGAGCTTCCGGAAGAGCGCTACGCCAAAGCGCATCCGACGCCGGACGATGCGATGCTGGTCGTTGAGGTTTCGATGTCGTCGCTCAAGTTCGATCTCGGCAGAAAGCTTCGTGCCTACGCGCGCCGGGGAGTACGTGAGTACTGGATCGTTGATCTCGTCCACGAGCGCGTCGAAGTATACCGCGGACCAGCGGGCGAGGCGTACCGCGTCCATCTTAGCGCGGGCCGCGGAGAATCCGTCGCGCCGCTCGCCTTCCCGAACGAAGCGCTCGTCGTCGACGAGATTTTGCCGCCGCCTGAGTAG
- the mutL gene encoding DNA mismatch repair endonuclease MutL: protein MIRVLDPETIGQIAAGEVIERPLSVVKELVENALDADATRIAVRVRGGGLIEIEVADDGAGIAPDDLLLAVRRHATSKIANAAGLTHVDTLGFRGEGLASIAAVARLTIVSRTADADVASAIDAHAEEIGEPRPFAGPPGTRVVVRELFANVPVRREYLRSPSAEFARIAAWLATLALAYPQVGFTLEHDGKQTFAFAPDDDLAPRLRHVFGATSAPMVPVRGDDARAAVSGWVSSPGDDRADRRSQILFVNGRLLRSTLLSGAWSAAYRTFAMVGRYPYGVLYLSVPPSEVDPNVHPTKSDVRLRHGDRVVAVVKGAIASALRRGAAERLERAISFAPPLRESGSNGAASVDWAEPLLPAGGAHDAEKKTLRVLAQVDRTFILASDGDAVVLIDQHAAHERIVFEQLTANARAHAAAEPLLIPHTFEVRPEEADKLEATLDALAAGGLHVERFGENAYRVTATPARLVHAGRTRPFDVAEFIECLGDEVRGLDADQRVWASLACHSVVRAHERLEYPEMTALVERLQRCENPMHCPHGRPTIVRLEAAQIARLFKRV from the coding sequence GTGATTCGGGTTCTGGATCCGGAGACGATCGGGCAGATCGCGGCCGGCGAGGTGATCGAACGGCCGCTCTCGGTCGTCAAGGAGCTCGTCGAGAACGCGCTCGACGCGGACGCGACGCGCATTGCGGTGCGCGTGCGCGGCGGCGGGCTGATCGAGATCGAGGTCGCCGACGACGGGGCGGGGATCGCGCCCGATGACTTACTGCTCGCGGTGCGGCGCCATGCGACCTCGAAGATCGCGAACGCCGCGGGGCTGACGCACGTGGACACGCTGGGCTTTCGCGGCGAAGGGCTGGCTTCGATCGCCGCAGTCGCAAGGCTGACGATCGTCTCGCGGACCGCGGACGCCGATGTCGCGAGCGCCATCGACGCGCACGCCGAGGAGATCGGCGAGCCGCGGCCGTTCGCCGGACCGCCAGGGACGCGCGTCGTCGTTCGCGAGTTGTTCGCGAACGTGCCGGTGCGGCGTGAGTACCTGCGTTCGCCGTCGGCGGAGTTCGCGCGGATCGCGGCCTGGCTGGCGACGCTTGCGCTGGCGTATCCGCAGGTCGGCTTCACACTGGAGCACGACGGCAAGCAGACGTTCGCGTTCGCGCCCGACGACGACCTCGCGCCGCGGCTGCGGCATGTGTTCGGTGCGACGTCCGCGCCGATGGTGCCGGTGCGCGGCGACGACGCGCGCGCCGCGGTGAGCGGCTGGGTCAGCTCGCCGGGCGACGACCGAGCGGATCGAAGGAGCCAGATTCTCTTCGTGAACGGGCGGCTGCTGCGCAGCACGCTGCTGAGCGGGGCGTGGTCGGCGGCGTACCGGACGTTCGCGATGGTCGGACGGTATCCGTACGGCGTGCTGTATCTCAGCGTTCCGCCGAGCGAGGTCGATCCGAACGTGCACCCGACGAAGAGCGACGTGCGCCTGCGCCATGGCGATCGCGTCGTGGCGGTGGTGAAGGGCGCGATCGCGAGCGCGCTGCGCCGCGGCGCGGCGGAACGGCTCGAGCGTGCGATCTCGTTCGCGCCGCCGCTGCGCGAAAGCGGTTCGAACGGCGCCGCGTCGGTCGACTGGGCCGAACCGCTGCTGCCCGCCGGCGGCGCTCACGACGCGGAGAAGAAGACCCTGCGCGTGCTGGCGCAGGTGGACCGCACGTTCATCCTCGCCAGCGACGGCGACGCGGTCGTGCTGATCGATCAGCACGCGGCGCACGAGCGGATCGTCTTCGAGCAGCTCACAGCGAACGCGCGCGCGCACGCCGCCGCCGAGCCGCTGCTGATCCCGCACACCTTCGAGGTGCGTCCCGAAGAGGCCGACAAGCTCGAGGCGACGCTCGACGCGCTCGCCGCGGGCGGGCTGCACGTCGAGCGCTTCGGCGAGAACGCATACCGCGTCACCGCAACGCCGGCGCGGCTCGTGCACGCAGGGCGGACGCGGCCGTTCGACGTCGCCGAGTTCATCGAGTGCCTCGGCGACGAGGTGCGCGGGCTCGACGCCGACCAGCGCGTGTGGGCGTCGCTCGCGTGCCACTCCGTCGTGCGCGCGCACGAGCGGCTCGAGTACCCGGAGATGACGGCGCTGGTCGAGCGGCTGCAGCGCT